The window AGTACCATACTTGAAATTTCGAATACGGGGCTTTCACCCACTATGGCCAAGCTTCCCAGCTTGTTCTTCTATCTCAAGTATTATCGTATACAGGCTCCTCCGCTTTCGCTCGCCACTACTTGCGGAATCTCGGTTGATTTCTTTTCCTCCGGGTACTTAGATGGTTCAGTTCTCCGGGTTCGCTTCTCTCAAGCTATGTATTCACTTGAGGATACCGTACAGAATACGGTGGGTTTCCCCATTCGGACATCGCGGGATCTTTGCTTTATTGCCAGCTCCCCCGCGCTTTTCGCAGGCTTACACGTCCTTCTTCGCCTATCATCGCCAAGGCATCCACCTGATGCACTTATTCACTTGACTCTATCATTTCAAGAACCTCATTGACTTCGCCCAACCTCCCGTTGACTAGGGGACCGGACTTGAGGTGCCTACTTTGATAAAGCTTACTGCTTTGTTGTGTGATTCACTCTGCCTTTTGTGTTTCAGAGTGAATCCGATACAATCATCACCCAAATTTTTGTGCTCCGATTGCTGCTGGGCTGTCGCCGGATATACCGGCTCTGCTTTTGCTGAAACGCATTCCGTTGCAACGGTTTGCGCTTCCAATCGAAACAACATTGTCTTTGTTTGTTGATTTCGGCTTTCCAATTTGTTAAAGATCGATGCGTCTGCCGCCGCGGATTTTGCCCGGGCTTCAGAATAACTTCGCAAATCAAAATGAGCTGGCCATTATAACAGCCGCTTTCGCTCTGTCAATTAAAATAAGAAGCTGCCGCTTCTTTTTCCTTTTCCAACTCGCTTTGATTTGGGAAGCTTTTGGTGGAGGCAAACGGGATCGAACCGATGACCCCCTGCTTGCAAAGCAGGTGCTCTACCAACTGAGCTATGCCCCCAGTACCGGCCGTGCGGTGCTACTTCTGTTTGGTGGGTCTGGGAGGACTTGAACCTCCGACCCCACGCTTATCAAGCGTGTGCTCTAACCAGCTGAGCTACAAACCCAAGGCCTTTGCTTCTTTAATTCTGCATCTCTTCTACAGTTTACCGATAAGTGTGAATACGACAACGCCTCTTCTTTCTCTAGAAAGGAGGTGATCCAGCCGCAGGTTCCCCTACGGCTACCTTGTTACGACTTCACCCCAGTCATGAAGCATACCGTGTTAAGCGGGCTCCCGAAGGTTACCCTACCCAATTCTGGTATCCCCCACTCCCATGGTGTGACGGGCGGTGTGTACAAGACCCGGGAACGTATTCACCGCAGTATGCTGACCTGCGATTACTAGCGATTCCGACTTCATGCACTCGAGTTGCAGAGTGCAATCCGGACTACGATCGGTTTTCTGGGATTGGCTCCACCTCGCGGCTTGGCTACCCTCTGTACCGACCATTGTATGACGTGTGAAGCCCTGGTCATAAGGGCCATGAGGACTTGACGTCATCCCCACCTTCCTCCGGTTTGTCACCGGCAGTCTCATTAGAGTGCCCAACTTAATGATGGCAACTAATGACAAGGGTTGCGCTCGTTGCGGGACTTAACCCAACATCTCACGACACGAGCTGACGACAGCCATGCAGCACCTGTGTTACGGCTCCCGAAGGCACAACTCCGTCTCTGGAGTCTTCCGTACATGTCAAGACCAGGTAAGGTTCTTCGCGTTGCATCGAATTAATCCACATCATCCACCGCTTGTGCGGGTCCCCGTCAATTCCTTTGAGTTTTAATCTTGCGACCGTACTCCCCAGGCGGTCAATTTCACGCGTTAGCTACGCTACTAAGGCATCATGTACCCCAACAGCTAATTGACATCGTTTAGGGCGTGGACTACCAGGGTATCTAATCCTGTTTGCTACCCACGCTTTCGAGCATGAACGTCAGTGTTATCCCAGGGGGCTGCCTTCGCCATCGGTATTCCTCCACATCTCTACGCATTTCACTGCTACACGTGGAATTCTACCCCCCTCTGACACACTCTAGTTACCCAGTTCAAAACGCAGTTCCCAGGTTGAGCCCGGGGCTTTCACATCTTGCTTAAATAACCGTCTGCGCTCGCTTTACGCCCAGTAATTCCGATTAACGCTCGCACCCTACGTATTACCGCGGCTGCTGGCACGTAGTTAGCCGGTGCTTATTCTTCAGGTACCGTCATCACCACCGAGTATTAGCCGGCGGCTTTTCTTCCCTGACAAAAGTACTTTACAACCCGAAGGCCTTCTTCATACACGCGGCATGGCTGGATCAGGCTTGCGCCCATTGTCCAAAATTCCCCACTGCTGCCTCCCGTAGGAGTCTGGGCCGTGTCTCAGTCCCAGTGTGGCGGATCATCCTCTCAGACCCGCTACTGATCGTCGCCTTGGTGGGCTCTTACCCCACCAACTAGCTAATCAGACATCGGCCGCTCAAATAGCGCAAGGCCCTAAGGTCCCCTGCTTTCCTCCTCAGAGAATATGCGGTATTAGCCATCCTTTCGGACAGTTATCCCCCACTACTCGGTACGTTCCGATGCGTTACTCACCCGTTCGCCACTCGCCATCAAAAGAGCAAGCTCTTCTATGCTGCCGTCCGACTTGCATGTGTAAAGCATGCCGCCAGCGTTCAATCTGAGCCAGGATCAAACTCTTATGTTTAATCTCTAACTTTTTTTAACTTCTGGTCTGCTTCAAAGAAATAAACGAAGATATGTTAAAACATTTCTTGTCTATCTTTTTCAACAGTGTGAGGCGTCACCGCACTCACACTTATCGGTAATCTGTTTGTTAAAGAGCAAGAACGAAATTATACAACACCCAATCTTCTTGTCAACCGCAGAATCCAAAAACTTTATCAAAAAGCCTTCTCAATCCCACCGTCCGTGCTATAATTATCAGATCGTTTCGTCACCGCCGAAGCAGCGAAGAACCGAACTATACTCCCTCAACCAAACACCGTCAACCAAAATGCCGGAAGTTTTTTACCTAAAACCGGCATCGCCTTGTTTTAGATGCGCATTTTGTTTCGGCTTCTCTACTGCTTTTTTATCTGCACTGCTTCAAACTGGCTGCGGCCGCTGATTTTATGCTTGTGGCCGTCTGAAAATTAACAAAAGCCGCCTGAAAAGATTATTATCTTCAGACGGCTTTTATTAATTTTTTAATTATTGTCAGCTGCACTTAATCAGCAAATTGTTTCTTGAGCTGCTCTCGGCGCTCTTGCGCCTCAACCGACAACGTGGCAGTCGGACGAGCCAACAAACGCTTGAGGCCGATGGGCTCGCCGGTATCCTGGCAGTAGCCGTAGTCGCCTTCATCGATTTTACGGATGGATGATTGCACTTTGCTCAATAATTTGCGTTCACGGTCACGGGTGCGCAGTTCCAGTGCATATTCTTCTTCCTGGGTTGCGCGATCAGCGGGGTCGGGCGCGGATTCGTGTTTTTGCAAATGATCGGTGGTGGCCGATGCATTTTCGATCAACTCGTCTTGCAGTTTAACCAATAAATCTCTAAAAAAGGCCAGTTGATCAGCATTCATGTACTCTTCTTCCGGGCCGTTCCAATTCAGGATATCTTGTTCCGTCAGCTTTGCCATAATTATTCTTTCATTCTCAGGTGATCATCAAACTGACTTTGAGGCAAAGTCAGGCTTGTTATTGATTTTGCAACATTTTGGTATCTTCCAAGAAGAAGGCAGCATCATAACATGATTTTGCCGCCCTGCTGCATCTTTACGCCTGTTTTATGATCGGCTTACCTGCTTTTGTCTTTAAATTATTGTTAAGTATCTGATAACTCAACCCAACAACCACAAATTAAGTTTGCTGGTGAGTTGTGGCAGGATTACACTCAACCAAAACCACAGCACCAACACCAGAACGCTGCCTGAAAAATCGTAGCGCCCTATCTTAAGAAAGACAAACGGGCGGGAAAGAGGTTCAAAAATCCGGTGTAAAACCGCCAGTAAAGGCGAATAAGGATTACTGAAACTCAGCACCATACGCAACACCAGCCCCAACAGCAAAACATAGGCTACCGCTTTAAACAGGCTCAGCAAAGTAAACAATAGGTTTGCCGCCATGGCTTTGATGCCCAATCCGCTTGGCAAGGCCAGCAGCAACACCAGAGTAAACGATAAATAGTACAACACCACGCAAGCTAATACGCAGGCGGCATCCCAACGCCCCAAGGGTGGTGCGACCTTACGCAAAGGTTTGACCAGCCAATCGGTAGTTTGGCTGCAAAACTGTGCCAACGGGTGTTCAAAAGGCAGTTTCGCCCATTGCAGCAAACAACGGGTCAGACACACGATGGCCAATACATCGGCCAATAACAAAATCACTTTTGCCAGCATGATTCAGACGGCCTCCATTAAGACTGCTCCTCAAACTGGCGGGCAATTTCCTGCGAACGCGCCACACAAGCCTCGACACCGGCTGCAATGGCCGCGGCGACGCCATGCTGTTTGAAGGTTTCAATGGCTTCGTGGGTGGTGCCGCCTTTTGAAGTCACATTTTGCTGCAATACCGCAAAATCACGGCCGGTTTCTTCAGCCAATGCCACGGCACCCTTAAATGTGGCCAAACTCAATTCATGTGCGGTTTCCGCATCAAAGCCCTGCGCCTGTGCCGCTTCTTTCAACGCATCCAGCAGGTAAAACACATAAGCCAGGCCGCTGCCGCTGATGCCGGTCATGGCATGTATTTGCGCCTCATGCTCCAGCCATACGGCCTCGCCGGTAGCCGCCATAATATCTTCGGCAACACGTTTGTCGGTTTCTGCCACCCCCTCGGCGGCAAACAAACCCGACACGCCCAAACCCACACGGCTGGCAATATTCGGCATCACCCGCACAATGCGGCGGGTGCCGCCCAAATAGCGGCTCAAGGTATCTACTGTCAAACCGGCTGCCACCGACATCACCAATGCGCCGTTGGTTGCCACGCCCTCACAAGCCGCCTGCATATCTTGCGGCTTGACCGACAACACCAAAACATCCTGCCGGCCCAACGCCGGCAGTTTTTCCGACACGGCCACGCCAAACTGCTGTGCCAGCC of the Uruburuella testudinis genome contains:
- the dksA gene encoding RNA polymerase-binding protein DksA translates to MAKLTEQDILNWNGPEEEYMNADQLAFFRDLLVKLQDELIENASATTDHLQKHESAPDPADRATQEEEYALELRTRDRERKLLSKVQSSIRKIDEGDYGYCQDTGEPIGLKRLLARPTATLSVEAQERREQLKKQFAD
- a CDS encoding YggT family protein, translating into MLAKVILLLADVLAIVCLTRCLLQWAKLPFEHPLAQFCSQTTDWLVKPLRKVAPPLGRWDAACVLACVVLYYLSFTLVLLLALPSGLGIKAMAANLLFTLLSLFKAVAYVLLLGLVLRMVLSFSNPYSPLLAVLHRIFEPLSRPFVFLKIGRYDFSGSVLVLVLWFWLSVILPQLTSKLNLWLLG
- the proC gene encoding pyrroline-5-carboxylate reductase; this translates as MTVYFLGGGNMTAAIVAGLVNHADADVHIVNRGAEKRERLAQQFGVAVSEKLPALGRQDVLVLSVKPQDMQAACEGVATNGALVMSVAAGLTVDTLSRYLGGTRRIVRVMPNIASRVGLGVSGLFAAEGVAETDKRVAEDIMAATGEAVWLEHEAQIHAMTGISGSGLAYVFYLLDALKEAAQAQGFDAETAHELSLATFKGAVALAEETGRDFAVLQQNVTSKGGTTHEAIETFKQHGVAAAIAAGVEACVARSQEIARQFEEQS